One window from the genome of Acanthochromis polyacanthus isolate Apoly-LR-REF ecotype Palm Island chromosome 21, KAUST_Apoly_ChrSc, whole genome shotgun sequence encodes:
- the LOC110958840 gene encoding estradiol 17-beta-dehydrogenase 1 produces MDKKVVLITGCSSGIGLSLAVRLASDPDKRFKVYATMRNLAKKERLLECVKGLHKDTLDILQMDVTDRQSILNARDRVLEKRVDILVCNAGVGLMGPLEVQSLDSMRKILEVNLLGTVQTIQAFLSNMKARGQGRILVTGSTGGLHGLPFNEMYCASKFAIEGACESLAVLLQHFNIHVSLIECGPVNTDFLVNLQKVELEDASLQQLDTQTLSLYEKYLQHCSSVFQNAAQDTDDIVKVFLDAIQSPSPAFRYFSTSAVPPLTKLKMTEPDGSQYINAMSKIIFSAEEQ; encoded by the exons ATGGACAAGAAGGTGGTGCTGATCACAGGCTGCTCCTCCGGGATTGGTCTCAGCCTGGCGGTTCGCTTAGCCTCTGACCCCGACAAAAGATTCAAAG TCTATGCCACAATGAGAAACCTGGCCAAGAAGGAACGTCTCTTAGAGTGTGTGAAAGGCCTGCACAAAGACACTTTGGACATACTCCAAATGGATGTGACAGACCGGCAGTCCATCCTGAATGCAAGAGACAGGGTTTTGGAGAAACGAGTGGACATTCTGG TGTGCAACGCTGGCGTGGGTTTGATGGGGCCACTGGAGGTGCAGTCGTTGGACTCGATGAGGAAGATTCTGGAGGTCAACCTCCTGGGTACCGTTCAGACCATCCAGGCCTTTCTGTCAAATATGAAGGCTCGGGGCCAGGGCCGCATTCTGGTCACTGGCAGCACCGGAGGGCTTCACG GTCTCCCATTTAATGAGATGTACTGTGCCAGCAAATTTGCAATAGAGGGAGCATGTGAGAGTTTGGCTGTCCTCCTACAACACTTCAACATTCA TGTGAGTCTCATTGAGTGTGGTCCAGTCAACACTGACTTCCTGGTCAACTTGCAGAAGGTGGAACTTGAGGATGCATCTCTCCAACAACTTGACACCCAAACACTGAGCCTTTATGAAAAATACCTGCAGCACTGTAGCTCTGTTTTCCAAAATGCTGCACAGGACACTGACGACATTGTAAAG GTATTTCTAGATGCCATCCAGTCACCCAGCCCTGCATTCAGATACTTCAGCACCAGCGCTGTGCCACCTCTGACCAAACTGAAGATGACAGAACCAGATGGATCACAGTACATCAACGCTATGAGCAAAATCATTTTCTCAGCTGAGGAACAATAG